The following coding sequences lie in one Mycobacterium gordonae genomic window:
- a CDS encoding MCE family protein has product MVSNGSHGSRQRWYKHPAWSTAVLLSTVVVVVLLTAALFSGSFHTYVAVTLKSDRSGLVMEPGGKVKMRGFQIGRVNRVVGNDNAATLELQIEPDQIKYIPANVEAQINATTAFGAKYVDFIYPSHPSPRRLTAGQVLHSRNVTSEVNTVFQNLVNLLDKIDPAKLNGILSTLSEGLRNRGPAIGEATSAASEVLAALNPRTDTIDGDWKALKGFSDSYGSAADNILTVLDAASTTAATITDRSAALDALLLNVIGLSRSGIGLLGASSANLIHDVNTLEPTTALLLKYSPTLTCLLVGAQWFIDHGGSYAEGGNGYSLMLDAGLTWGQDPYRYPDNLPITGAKGGPGGKPGCGSLPDVTKSFPVRQLITNTGWGTGTDIRVNPGIGFPGWANYLPVTRAIPEPPSVRYPGGPAPGPVPYPGAPPYGAPQYAADGTPLYPGLPPAPAPGAPREPGPTPGSEPFNPTVPAQVHPTPLPASPGGG; this is encoded by the coding sequence ATGGTTTCCAATGGATCTCACGGTTCCCGTCAGCGCTGGTACAAACATCCCGCATGGAGCACCGCCGTCCTGCTGTCGACCGTCGTTGTCGTCGTATTGCTCACGGCGGCGTTGTTCAGCGGCAGCTTTCACACTTATGTCGCGGTGACACTGAAGTCCGACCGATCCGGATTGGTCATGGAACCCGGCGGAAAAGTCAAGATGCGCGGATTCCAGATAGGCCGTGTGAACCGGGTAGTCGGCAACGACAATGCAGCGACCCTGGAACTCCAGATCGAACCTGATCAAATCAAGTACATTCCCGCGAATGTGGAGGCGCAAATCAACGCCACCACCGCTTTCGGCGCCAAGTATGTCGACTTCATCTATCCGTCGCACCCCAGCCCGCGCCGGTTGACGGCAGGGCAGGTCTTGCACTCGCGCAATGTGACCAGCGAGGTCAACACGGTTTTCCAGAACCTCGTGAACCTGCTCGACAAGATCGACCCGGCAAAACTCAACGGGATCCTGTCGACCCTTTCCGAGGGCCTGCGCAACCGGGGACCTGCCATCGGCGAAGCAACCAGCGCTGCAAGTGAAGTGCTCGCTGCGCTCAACCCGCGTACCGACACCATCGACGGCGACTGGAAGGCGTTGAAGGGCTTCAGCGACAGCTACGGGTCCGCCGCGGACAACATCTTGACCGTGCTCGACGCGGCGAGTACGACGGCGGCAACGATCACCGATCGTTCTGCCGCATTGGATGCTTTGCTGCTCAACGTGATCGGGTTAAGCCGAAGCGGAATCGGCTTGCTCGGCGCGAGCAGTGCAAACCTCATTCACGACGTCAACACCCTCGAACCGACCACGGCGCTGTTACTGAAGTACAGCCCCACCCTTACCTGTCTCCTGGTCGGCGCGCAGTGGTTCATCGACCACGGTGGCAGCTACGCCGAAGGCGGTAACGGATACTCACTGATGCTGGATGCCGGTCTCACCTGGGGCCAAGACCCGTACAGATATCCCGACAACCTGCCGATCACCGGCGCTAAGGGTGGACCAGGCGGTAAGCCCGGCTGCGGCTCCCTGCCGGATGTAACCAAATCGTTTCCGGTGCGTCAGCTGATCACCAACACCGGGTGGGGTACCGGCACCGATATCCGTGTCAACCCCGGCATCGGGTTTCCGGGATGGGCCAACTACCTGCCGGTGACGCGGGCCATACCCGAGCCGCCGAGCGTGCGTTACCCAGGCGGACCGGCCCCGGGGCCGGTTCCCTATCCCGGTGCGCCACCATACGGTGCGCCCCAGTACGCAGCGGACGGTACGCCACTGTATCCCGGGTTGCCGCCGGCACCAGCACCCGGAGCTCCGCGTGAACCCGGACCAACCCCCGGATCGGAACCCTTCAACCCGACTGTCCCCGCGCAGGTACACCCCACGCCGCTGCCCGCGTCGCCCGGAGGTGGGTGA
- a CDS encoding ABC transporter permease, whose amino-acid sequence MTSAPSRLTPRLERAGAGFAQGWNRIGEQTQFYGKTIASIGDAIIHYRTQVATLVAQMSMGSGALAVVGGTIVIIGFLTLSAGALIAVQGYNTLAGVGVEALTGFTSAYLNVRIIGPLTTGIGLAATIGAAATAQLGAMRIAEEIDALEVMGVRAIAYLASTRVLAGVIVVVPLYCAAVLMSFVAARLGTTGIYGQSTGVYDHYFNTFLNPADLLWSFLQTGVMALAVMVIHTYYGFTATGGPAGVGQAVGRAVRASLIVVVFVTLVISLSVYGQSGNFHLSG is encoded by the coding sequence GTGACCAGCGCGCCCAGCAGACTGACGCCCCGGTTGGAGCGGGCCGGTGCCGGCTTCGCCCAAGGGTGGAACCGGATTGGCGAGCAGACCCAGTTCTACGGCAAGACCATTGCGTCTATCGGGGATGCAATCATCCATTACCGCACCCAGGTGGCAACCCTGGTGGCCCAGATGAGCATGGGCAGTGGAGCGCTCGCAGTCGTCGGCGGCACGATTGTGATCATCGGTTTTCTCACGTTGTCCGCCGGCGCTCTCATCGCGGTTCAGGGTTACAACACCCTCGCGGGCGTCGGCGTCGAGGCGCTGACCGGATTCACGTCGGCATATCTCAACGTACGGATCATCGGGCCACTGACCACTGGCATCGGCCTGGCCGCCACGATAGGTGCTGCGGCAACAGCGCAATTGGGAGCGATGCGGATCGCGGAGGAGATCGACGCGCTAGAGGTGATGGGAGTGCGTGCCATCGCCTACCTCGCCTCGACAAGGGTGCTGGCGGGAGTAATTGTCGTGGTCCCGCTGTATTGCGCTGCGGTGCTGATGTCTTTCGTTGCGGCGCGGTTGGGCACCACCGGTATTTACGGTCAATCCACCGGGGTCTACGACCACTACTTCAATACGTTCCTCAACCCTGCCGACTTGTTGTGGTCATTCCTGCAGACCGGAGTGATGGCACTGGCGGTCATGGTGATCCATACCTACTACGGCTTCACCGCGACGGGTGGCCCGGCAGGCGTAGGGCAGGCGGTAGGACGCGCGGTGCGCGCCTCTCTCATTGTTGTCGTGTTCGTGACGCTGGTCATTTCACTGTCTGTCTACGGGCAGTCGGGCAATTTTCACCTCTCGGGATAA
- a CDS encoding virulence factor Mce family protein, with translation MRDRLRAAIWRLGVFAAVCLLAMFVLFAVFAQLRFEPQHEYTAEFANVGGLKEGDFVRIAGVEVGKVTDLSLRPDTTVAVKFSTDDSVELTQASRAVIRYDNLYGDRYLALEEGERGSRRINSGATIPLSHTSPALDLDALIGGFRPLFQALQPDQVNALSAQLIQAFQGEGATIGMLLDHTATLTSTLADRDQLVGQVITNLNAVLGTFSGHSSQFGDAVDKLAALTKGLAERKQDISNSVAYTNAAAGSLTDLLTRSRPAIQRDVNEIDRVSSIVLAEQNYFDNLLDTLPEAYQTLGRQGLYGDWFAFYICEVVFKVNGKGGQPVYIKVAGQSSGRCTPK, from the coding sequence ATGAGAGACCGACTCCGCGCCGCCATCTGGCGCTTAGGCGTTTTTGCTGCGGTGTGCCTGCTGGCCATGTTCGTGCTCTTCGCCGTCTTCGCTCAACTGCGCTTCGAACCGCAGCACGAGTACACCGCTGAATTCGCCAACGTAGGAGGTCTCAAAGAGGGCGACTTCGTGCGCATCGCCGGGGTCGAAGTCGGTAAGGTGACCGACCTGTCGCTACGGCCCGATACCACGGTCGCAGTCAAGTTCAGCACAGACGATTCGGTCGAACTGACCCAAGCCAGCCGAGCGGTGATCCGTTACGACAACCTCTACGGTGATCGTTATCTCGCCCTGGAGGAAGGTGAAAGAGGCAGCAGAAGAATCAATTCCGGCGCCACCATCCCGCTGTCGCACACATCACCGGCACTCGACCTGGACGCTTTGATCGGGGGATTCCGACCGCTGTTCCAGGCTTTGCAGCCTGACCAAGTCAACGCCCTGTCCGCACAGCTGATTCAAGCCTTTCAAGGGGAAGGCGCGACGATCGGGATGCTGCTCGACCACACGGCAACTCTGACGAGCACACTGGCCGATCGTGACCAACTGGTCGGTCAAGTCATCACCAACCTCAACGCCGTACTGGGTACGTTCAGTGGCCACAGCTCGCAGTTCGGAGATGCGGTCGACAAGCTGGCGGCCCTTACCAAGGGCTTGGCCGAACGCAAACAGGACATCAGCAACTCGGTGGCCTACACCAATGCCGCGGCCGGATCCCTCACCGATCTGCTGACCCGATCCCGACCGGCGATCCAGCGAGACGTCAACGAAATCGACCGAGTGTCAAGCATTGTGCTCGCGGAGCAGAACTACTTCGACAATCTGCTCGATACGCTGCCCGAGGCCTACCAGACGCTGGGACGTCAGGGTCTCTACGGCGATTGGTTCGCCTTCTACATCTGCGAGGTGGTCTTCAAGGTGAATGGTAAAGGGGGGCAACCGGTCTA
- a CDS encoding MlaE family ABC transporter permease, with the protein MDTLARPMRAVGGFFATAIDTLLLIPRRPFAWREWLLQTWFVASVSIVPTIMLSIPFTVLSVFIFNILLVEFGAADFSGAGAAFGAVTQIGPLVTVLVVAGAAATAMCADLGARTIREELDAMRVMGINPLQALVVPRVLATVVVALLLNSVVAVVGVVGGFFFSVFVQHVTPGAFVAGMTLFTGLPEVIISLTKAALFGLVAALIGCYKGISVGGGPAGVGNAVNETVVFSFMALFVINVIVTAVGVKATM; encoded by the coding sequence ATGGACACGCTCGCAAGGCCGATGCGGGCAGTCGGTGGGTTCTTCGCCACTGCGATCGACACCTTGCTGCTAATTCCGCGTAGGCCTTTCGCGTGGCGGGAATGGCTTCTGCAGACCTGGTTTGTAGCGAGTGTGTCGATCGTGCCGACCATCATGTTGTCGATTCCCTTCACCGTTCTGTCGGTGTTCATCTTCAATATTCTGCTCGTCGAATTCGGAGCCGCGGACTTCTCGGGTGCCGGTGCGGCGTTCGGCGCAGTCACCCAAATCGGGCCGTTGGTAACGGTTCTCGTGGTCGCCGGTGCGGCGGCGACCGCAATGTGCGCCGATCTGGGTGCCCGTACCATCAGAGAAGAACTCGATGCTATGCGGGTGATGGGCATCAACCCACTGCAGGCGCTGGTGGTCCCGCGGGTGCTGGCGACGGTCGTGGTGGCACTTCTGTTGAATTCGGTGGTAGCTGTCGTCGGTGTCGTCGGCGGCTTCTTCTTCTCCGTCTTCGTCCAACACGTGACGCCCGGGGCATTCGTCGCCGGCATGACACTGTTCACCGGTCTGCCCGAGGTCATCATCTCGTTGACCAAGGCCGCACTTTTTGGTCTGGTGGCTGCCCTGATCGGTTGCTATAAGGGCATTTCGGTGGGTGGAGGTCCCGCTGGTGTCGGCAACGCAGTCAACGAGACCGTGGTGTTCTCTTTTATGGCGCTGTTCGTCATCAACGTCATCGTGACTGCGGTCGGCGTGAAGGCGACGATGTGA